The Terriglobia bacterium genomic interval GGAGTATCGGGGATTTCACTTTTAGGGTAACAAGTTTTGCATCCACTTTACCGGTGGATGCTGGGCGCAATTTGCCCGTTCATATAACCGGAACAGGTTGCAGTCTTGCACTGCAGCCTGCCCGTGGCATCCCCATAAAGGCTTCGTCCGACAGGACCGATATCGTTATGATATGGCCATTGCGGGTATCCTGAACTGTGGTTATCCCCGCATAGAGAAGAGCGTTGAGGTAGCGACGGTATCCGAGCAGGTCAACCGAAACGCCGTCCCAGCCCCCCGTCAGATGCACATGCATGTCCGCGAGGCCCGGCATCACGGATTTTCCGCGAGCGTCGATGACCCGAGCACCGGGGGGTATCGACACGGCTGCGGCTGGTCCCACGGCTTCGACCTTCCCGTTTCTAATTACGATTCCGCCGTCTTCAATAGGCGTGCCGCCATTCCCGTCGATCACAACCGCGTGTGTAACGGCGAT includes:
- a CDS encoding amidohydrolase family protein; translation: MRRFRLALRFSLFLLLLVVASDVLSQAVDTIAVTHAVVIDGNGGTPIEDGGIVIRNGKVEAVGPAAAVSIPPGARVIDARGKSVMPGLADMHVHLTGGWDGVSVDLLGYRRYLNALLYAGITTVQDTRNGHIITISVLSDEAFMGMPRAGCSARLQPVPVI